TTAGTATGGGTATTTTGAGTGAGTGTTTATAAAATGCTTTTTAATGGAGTTTTTATAAATTACTTACTAATTTAATAATTGTTCCTATATATTATATCATTCGTAACAGTCAAATAACTGTATAGATGATACTAATCCGTTTAGTATCGAAAGTGTCCTACTTGAGCGCCAACTAAGGGTTATAAGTTATAATGCAACATGGTTTGGTGTTGTAATTATACAACCACATCAACTATGAATTTGAGTAACAGATAGTACTTATAGCAAAAAAGCTTTTGATATTCCGATAATACATGTAGGAACATGGGAGTTCTCATGAGCCATCAATCGTACGAAACAAGTACACTGACAGAATCAGTGATTTTATTGTAAATAGCTTAAGCGAAACTCAACATATAACTTTGACtagtaaataatttcaaagtaTGATCCTGTCCAACAATTCAAAGATGTATGGTGTTCGTTGACCTACAATACAAGTGGACGTGTTGAAATATTCAATAACAATTTGGATTTCGCTGCTAACAACCCTCTATGTTTGCTtaaaaatgcttgtgacttagtggcaatatcaaggcaattcgTACAGGATGTACATGCGCctataagagattgatcaacttTAGTCCTAAAGTATCAGTTGGAAGATCTACATGACCAATATATATGGATTAAAATTCACTCCAATGCAAAAGCCAGTAGCCatctggattcagtagctaagtggataacgtgatgatgGGGTTTGAAGGGAACGATACGGGGTTCAAGTATCGTAGTAAATATCAGTTCTGAGATGCAGTTGACGTATTCCAGATAGGACGAGAAGTGCGTCTTGGATTCTACTGTCAGtcaccatccaactctgtttaaatttgataacaAACATTTGAAACACAATTCACTAAATACGGCTAAACATGATCAAGTTCAAATGACAAACTACCAGACAACTACTCTAACTAGACAATACTAATCGTCAGTACATTATGCattgtatatttatgtataagcaaacaaaaaacaatataaaaaaaatgaaattactGTTACATGATACagaaataaactaaaataaCTTCTTTCTATCTTACCAAAGACAATGGATCCAGCTGTTGACATTCAATGGTTGAATGAAACTGTGAATTTCCATTAGGTGGCAAGTAAACGTCTAAACAACCAAGTCCATGGAGTAAAAACAACGTCtaaattatataatatacaaacatacaaacaaatgTATGCCTACATAAATACACAGTATACTAGGCATGAATAAAGAACATTAGTTCAGTTTTTCAGCTCTACATTTCTCATATAAGCAAtgattttttgtaaataaatagtaaGCTTTAGAAGTTTCTATTCAAAAGGAGGTTGGTCTTGGCGCGTTGACTAAGAGACTAACATTGTATTAACCTTTTCTCAATGTAAATTTAATTATAACGTATAAAATTAAGAAACAAACCCAGAAAATCTGCCTCCGACAACAGATTTTTGTTATTTACCTTCTAATTGAATACACTTGGAGTAGTGCAAGAGCTTGAAGAAGTCACCAGGTACCATATGGTTGTATCTACATATGTTCCTTCATTCACTTATgaataagtcagtcagtaacaacgtagaacatcgtacgtacgtacatcagttcgagttgccacaccacattagcacagagatgcagtggtcgattcaaatcccgtagtggtagaggtaagagtaggagtataagcagtaatcgggaagattagtgtttggagatgttacttaaagagtataatacagtgaaatagatttgggaagagagaaaaaagacaaggaggaataaggagatcaaaatttgggagaacacaaagactgtatgcacctgagccattgcaaacgattttgagccatgtcattcagggtctctaaccatcggttgctatcatctcgcggtccccaaccaggtagtctacacctaccaacatgactcagtctacttgtcagtgacttcatgaacttgtgccatgttttggtctggccgcccctagctttcttccaacctattcctataccactgaacatcgcacgtcgaggaaGTCGGTCgctgggcatacgtaacacgtgtcccagccatctcaactgatgaagtttcactacgaaTAAAACCTTCTTTAGCTAAGTAAACTATTTACATCGGCTGCCAAGTAGCATCACAATCCGCCAAATAAAATAGCTACAATTCTCAATAAAAGAAATCATCCATTTAGTGTTTAGATAACTATGATCTAATCAACAAAGCAACCACAACGACATGAGTAAAGCTTAACTACTAACCTCATGTAAAAAAAAGTATTCAAGAATAACCGATTATACATGAAGTAACTAAAACATACTTCTACATCATTCAATATTAAATGTGTAACGTCCGTTTCGTTGGAAATATTTTCATCTGTTTTTTCAATACCTTCTGAAATACAAAAATCATAAATTGAATTCTCTGCATCTGACGTATCCCCGCCGTCATcgtcattatcatcattgtCGTCATCATCTGTACTGTATTCtctatataaaagaaagaaagaaatattaatatatattcaaaatctACTTTAATTATATACATCTAATAGATATTCCAGTTTCTATTAAACACAACAATTATTTAACAATATAAttattgaagatgccacaggtatttggagtttgacaacgtttgaaccagtaacaccttctactatgagttgtacccaccaagtgaagtCAAAAGACAGAGGCGAGgaggttcaaagatatatttgataggctaccAATATATCaaggatcgactgatctagtctggctagcgattgcaggggttgttgaacTCGGTGTTCCActtcgtgatctggtgcagatgcatgaccgagcgccttcacctaggtgagtccattaagaTTAATGTGGTCAGAACCCAATGTCTAAAACTTACAGAGGtatttattttggagatttatttactgctacattATGATCAGGCAGTAAATTTGTCAACCAGATCATTAATAATtggaatatttaattattttcaatgaataaagTAAATCTAGTTCCCCtaatctatttttattattcatcaaGAAAAATTCGTTGTAACATTAGGAATGAGAATAATTGGCTGGATAATTTTTATGTTGCTTAATGGTCGATGTATTTATATAACCCCTAGAACAGCACGGAATCAGTGGGCTCAGTTGGCTTTTACTAACTGCGTTACATGTGGTGCAAGTAGGATATATGTCTATCAACGAAGGGAGAAAAGTGCTAAGAATTGGTCTTTGAACTAATCTGTGGATGTAAAACAAGGGTTAGGAAAGTAGAAGATATAGGTAGGTTATAAGTTTTTGATTGCAGATAATTTCGAAGCATTGATCGAGTATATTAGAACGGTGGAGTAAGCAATGTGGATATTAGGCGAATCGGTAAGTAAAGTTATGAATGTACATCAACAAAAGTGGTTAGGACGTGTTGAATATCCTAAATCATTACCTACCTAAATGTTTAGTACTGGCTGCAGTAGAAGttggtaaaaaaaataaatagacCCAAATCAAGATGTAGAATCGGTCTGTTGAACAACTAACAGCTTGTCTGTCTCAATTTGCTATGCGGAGATTACTTGATTAGGGCCAAAGCCTAAACCATGATCAAAGGTTGGAGATGTTGGATGAtatgcttacttacttatgcttgtaacccctcgtggaggagcttaagccgcccaccagcactctttatccaaccctgtcctgggcattgGATGATATTAGTTTAGAATTAATTATATTGGTAGTGGTAGTATCAGTGACAGTGAAAAAGACTAGATATAGAGAATAACAATTGAgaagaaaatatttcatttatagaATGAAAAGTTCAATATAATGTTGTGGTTTGTGACTGATTACCAAACGAAGATAAACAGGCCCATTCTATAATTTGTAATATAAACGCCTACCGTTATATCGCTACTGCGATTTCTGCTCTGTTTCATTGTGTGGGATCTCTATAAATGTGTCAGTAAAACTAGTGTCTGATTCAGATATTGGTATATTTGTGCCTAACATGATCAAGTCTAGTGTTAGTATTATCTAGTATGCCGATCGAGTACCAAATCTAGTGTTGTAGTATTATTGTACATCGTATAGAAGACAAATCCCTATATCAATTTTGCCATAGAAATAAGTAATATCAGTAATATTATTCTTCACTTACTTAGGTATACTGTTGGTTTTATTGCGAAGATTAAAATCATTATTCTGACTGAAACCGTAACAACCCTAGAAACGAAGAGATAAGAATTTAAACACTTACAATGTTTACGCGTATGAAACAACCAGAATCACGTTGAAATGTCATGAAAGTTGAGGTACATTCAATCTTATTCTATGAAACACAACTCTACCAGCCTTACTGAATTATTCCGTTTTTTATAGACTGGAAAAATGCTTCATTGATCGAGATTGAGATAGGTTATGATTCGGCATAGGTAATGTCCTAGCCGCTTCAATCAACGAAAATCAAGTACACAATCAACCAATTGGCCATTTTTAACCTAGTATCCTGCAATTAATCTCATTTTTCTATACAGAAAGATATTGTGCTCTGGATTATCTTGTATCGGAACGGTGTAAGATTAATTGTAAGCTCACTAAATAGCTAACAGTTCACTAATTTTGAGTCAGCTAGTTCAAAACCGTACGCGCAAAGACCTTGACCATACAATGGAAATGTTCAAAGAGTTTCGGTTTTGAGCAGTTATCTAGAGTAAAACGTCATTATGGTACTAAGACTCCCAACTAACAGTCATTCATAATCAACACAGGTCCTCGCAAAAATATGGATCGGCCCAAGTTTTTATACAGCATCATGAAAATAAGGTTAAATTTATATGACGATTAGCAAAGTGGTCAAAATAAATGATAGTAGAAATTGTAGTGCACATTAAAAGTAATGATCCAAAGAGAAAGAATGGAATGAGTATGCAATAGAATGGCAAAATTTAAACCACCGAGA
This DNA window, taken from Schistosoma haematobium chromosome 7, whole genome shotgun sequence, encodes the following:
- the TSEN2 gene encoding tRNA-splicing endonuclease subunit Sen2 (EggNog:ENOG410V6Q5~COG:J), giving the protein MEVFLGRSKVKKPVQLPKSSLSTTSSCFLSGSNSNSSSTLPFPILFKEDFTEFNSDHDDNNNDGINSCEQFTFQAVLLNGAKTLITDLEQIKILRKRGCYGFSQNNDFNLRNKTNSIPKEYSTDDDDNDDNDDDGGDTSDAENSIYDFCISEGIEKTDENISNETDVTHLILNDVETLFLLHGLGCLDVYLPPNGNSQFHSTIECQQLDPLSLVR